CCCGTTCCTACTTGATGACTCTGTTTCGAATGCACATAGCGCCACACTCGAAATATGGCGCGCCAACCTAGACTCGATCTCCCTTACGTTCCGCAGCACATCGTGCAACGAGGCAACAATCGCCTCCCTTGCTTTCTCGATGACAGTGATCGTCTTCGCTACTTGCAATTACTACACGAAGCGTTATTGCACACGAACTGCCAACTCCATGCATATGTCTTGATGAACAATCGCGTACACTTACTTGTTACACCACCAGCAATAGGTGCCATCGCCCGCCTAATGCAGAAGCTTGGACGCCACTACGTCGATCAATTCAATATACGCCACCTGCGCACAGGCACTTTGTGGGAGGGGCGTTATAAGTCTTGCCTCGTCGACAGCGAAAGCTACATCTTGCACTGTCACCGCTACATCGATCTCAATCCTGTTCGTGCACGCATGATCGATGACCCTACGAAGTTTCCGTGGTCTAGTGCTGCTGTGTTCCTGCAAGCCGACCCCGGGAGGCCTACTCCCATCTTTGATACAGCATCGCGTTTGATACAGCATCGCGAGCTTTCGATCGCGTTCGTGACACACTGAATCTGACCTCAGTTTTGCCGAACTGAGGTATGGACGGTAGGCCCGCAACCGAGCAAACGACGCCAATCTCGTAGGGGGCCGCCAGCTTCTGGGCCATATCCAGGGCAGACGTGCCGCTCATTTGCCCGTTAGGCCATTCCGCCGAGCAGTCGACCAGGTCCTCGCACTTGGATCGAATGAGCACCTGGATGCTGTGCTGGCCATCGGAGATCGACGGGATAAACCGATCGACGTAGCCGGTCATCACCAAATCATCACCCATCGAAACCGTACAGGCTTGACCCGGTTGGACCATGACTTGCGCCAGCTCTCCCGGATACAGCTCGGTGAAACCGATACTGCCATCGGACGGTAGCCGCTCTACCCCTCGGGTCAGCCGGATGCCCGTCCAGCCAGAGATAGTCTGACCATGGATGGTCAGGGTGAGATCATCGGTCATGGATGAGAAGAAGGGGCCATAGTGAACGTCAGCAACCGCTGTTCCACCCAGGCTTTTCGGTGTTCGTAAGAGCACCCTTC
The sequence above is a segment of the Dyella sp. M7H15-1 genome. Coding sequences within it:
- a CDS encoding transposase, giving the protein MARQPRLDLPYVPQHIVQRGNNRLPCFLDDSDRLRYLQLLHEALLHTNCQLHAYVLMNNRVHLLVTPPAIGAIARLMQKLGRHYVDQFNIRHLRTGTLWEGRYKSCLVDSESYILHCHRYIDLNPVRARMIDDPTKFPWSSAAVFLQADPGRPTPIFDTASRLIQHRELSIAFVTH
- a CDS encoding phage baseplate assembly protein, whose product is MTDDLTLTIHGQTISGWTGIRLTRGVERLPSDGSIGFTELYPGELAQVMVQPGQACTVSMGDDLVMTGYVDRFIPSISDGQHSIQVLIRSKCEDLVDCSAEWPNGQMSGTSALDMAQKLAAPYEIGVVCSVAGLPSIPQFGKTEVRFSVSRTRSKARDAVSNAMLYQRWE